One genomic region from Sulfuriflexus mobilis encodes:
- a CDS encoding glutamate--cysteine ligase has translation MGEEIQRRHFSEDDFARFNAALEKETALLRSWFAHGELSSREATGGFELEAWLLDDQTRPAANNVAYLEALNNPLVVPELARFNVELNGTPQALYGDGLRKMQDELQATWEACTATARQLDNDLLMIGVLPTVRDTDLSLENMSHMTRYEALNEQVMRQRQGRPLQLDINGHEHLLSTHHDVMLEAAATSFQIHTQVPIDAAARYYNAAIIASAPLVAVSANSPFLFGRDLWAETRIPLFEQAVEIGGLGGASFGPIKRVSFGSGYVHESIMECFTENQQHFPILLPVDYDGADTELKHLRLHNGTIWRWNRPLVGFDADGTPHIRIEHRVIPAGPTITDAFANAAFYFGLQQAFTERSVGMEHELEFAQARDNFYAAAKQGLQARLHWAGKHVPVQTLLLEVLLPMAHNGLESLSIDRDDINDYLGIIEARIRTGQTGSAWQRQQAQQRHGDLRAMTADYLYWQQRGLPVHEWGH, from the coding sequence ATGGGTGAAGAGATTCAACGCCGTCACTTTAGCGAGGACGATTTCGCGCGTTTCAACGCCGCACTCGAAAAGGAAACGGCCCTTTTACGTTCGTGGTTCGCCCATGGCGAGCTCTCTTCACGCGAGGCCACCGGCGGCTTTGAACTCGAGGCCTGGCTGCTCGACGACCAGACCCGGCCGGCCGCCAACAACGTCGCCTATCTCGAGGCCCTGAATAACCCACTCGTGGTCCCCGAACTGGCGCGCTTTAATGTCGAACTCAACGGTACCCCGCAGGCCCTCTACGGAGACGGGCTGCGCAAGATGCAGGACGAGTTGCAGGCCACCTGGGAGGCCTGCACGGCGACGGCCCGCCAGCTCGATAACGACCTGCTCATGATCGGTGTTCTGCCGACCGTCAGGGATACCGACCTGAGCCTGGAAAACATGTCACACATGACGCGTTACGAGGCCCTCAACGAGCAGGTCATGCGGCAGCGCCAGGGTCGGCCATTGCAGCTTGATATCAATGGCCACGAACACTTACTCAGCACGCACCATGACGTGATGCTGGAGGCCGCGGCGACCTCGTTCCAGATTCACACGCAGGTCCCCATCGATGCCGCCGCCCGTTATTACAATGCCGCCATCATCGCCTCGGCACCGCTGGTCGCGGTCAGTGCCAATTCACCGTTCCTGTTCGGCCGAGACCTGTGGGCCGAGACCCGCATCCCGTTGTTTGAACAGGCCGTGGAAATCGGTGGCCTGGGTGGCGCCAGTTTTGGGCCGATAAAGCGGGTCAGTTTTGGCAGCGGTTATGTGCACGAATCGATCATGGAGTGTTTTACCGAGAACCAGCAACATTTCCCGATTCTCTTGCCCGTCGATTACGACGGTGCCGATACCGAGCTCAAGCACCTACGCCTGCACAATGGCACCATCTGGCGCTGGAACCGTCCGCTGGTCGGTTTTGATGCCGATGGCACGCCGCATATCCGTATTGAACACCGCGTGATCCCGGCCGGGCCAACCATCACCGATGCCTTCGCCAATGCGGCCTTTTATTTCGGCCTGCAACAGGCCTTCACTGAGCGTAGTGTCGGCATGGAACATGAACTCGAGTTTGCCCAGGCGCGGGATAACTTTTATGCCGCCGCCAAACAGGGCCTGCAGGCGCGACTGCACTGGGCGGGGAAACATGTACCGGTACAAACCCTGTTGCTCGAGGTATTGCTGCCGATGGCGCACAATGGCCTCGAATCCCTGAGCATCGACCGTGATGATATCAATGATTACCTGGGTATCATCGAGGCACGTATCCGCACAGGCCAGACAGGCAGTGCCTGGCAACGCCAACAGGCCCAACAACGCCATGGCGACCTGCGCGCCATGACCGCCGATTACCTATACTGGCAGCAACGCGGCCTGCCGGTTCACGAATGGGGACACTAA